GGTGGGAAGCATCTTCGTCGCCTTCGTCGTGGTCGGCTCTCTGGTGGCCGTCTACTGCTGCACCTGCCTGCGGCCCAAGCAGCCGACCCAGCAGCCCATTCGCTTCTCCCTGCGCAGCTGCCAGGGCGAGACCATCCCCATGATCCTCACCACGGCCCCTCCGAGCCTCCGGGCCCCGTCGCGACAGTCCAGCACGGCCACCACCAGCTCCAGCTCGGCCGGAGGAGGAAGCTCCATGCGAAGATTTTCTCTCGGGGGTCAgggggggcagcagcagcagcacagctgcCTGGTGTCTGCCACCATGTCCTCGTCAGCCTCCACCCCCACCCAGACCCCTcagactctgcctcctcctctacctccccCCTACACATCCCCACCCATGCAACATTCGCTGCCCTCCACTCACAcccagctgcagctccaccagACCTCCATCCCCTCTCACCCCTCTCAGAGCGCCGGGTTCCTGTTGCCGCAGCAGTACTTCTTCCCCCTGCAGCCAGACGCCTTCACAGCAGCCAAGAGCTTCGCTGACTTCGGACAGAGCTGACACGGCTCCCAGGAGGGGAAGTAGAGGGATTACACGATTCCTGGACGGTGGGTGTGAGCTGGCGGGGGTTTGAATCCACTGCAGCACAGCTGGGCTGAACGGACAGAGAGCGACAGTGATGAAGTAGCTGCTGTGGTTGGACGCTGAGGCCTGAAGCTGTTCCtgctctgcagcttcacagtTCAACAGACCCAACCATTCTGAATCTTATGCACTTTTATATCATGTTGTCAAAAGATTTCTGTGGTCgacgttttatttttttatacataaCATTCCTCAAGGTGGAATTCTGAGGCTGAAATCTTGCCAGTTTATCTCACACCCTCCTCTCCAGCAGAAGAAGTTCAGGCTCCGACACTGAGACTCCTCTGACGTGATTAGAGATATTCTGTCGTACATGTTGGAAACCAGGGAATTAGGATCTTCGACAATCGCAGAAACCTCTGAAAGACGAGGCGCAGATTCACCGCTGTCATTTTACTGTGGAGGAAATGTGGACTTTTATATAATGTGGTGCAGGTACAATTTACAGCTCAATAAAATGTTGCCTCTCAGTAGCTCCCGCTCGCTTGCGTTACATTTTTCGACTAACAAGCATTTGTCCGGAGCGAAGCGTCATCGCCGCTCAGACAGCGAGGAAACCGGAGCAGCCTCCTACCTGTCGCTCGCTCCTGCGCCAGACTTCACAGCAGGAATGCAGCGATGAGATGAGTCATTGTCAGTGTTCAATGAGCATGGCATGGTCACAGTGTTAGAAACAACTGGGTCCAGAAATAGAGGTTTAGGTTGCACCAACAGGTATGAAGACAAGCTCCACAAAGACGCTTCTGTTCGCTGATTATCTGACCGTGGAACAGGTTTGGCATCTGTCTCATGAAATCTTGTGTGTTCAGGGTTCCTCTAAGATCTGTTATTATCCATCCACTGTTTCTACCACAGAACACACCTTCAATGATTAGTATGTAAGCGATTCACTTCCTCAGCTCTCGTTAATACTTGCGGTCGCCTGTGTCAGATTTCACACTTTGCTTTTAAAAGGAAAACGCAAGTTAAGTCGTGAACACGTTTTCTGGACATTCCCTGAATCTCTGGGAGACGTGTTATCTTTTGTCTTCGCCGGGCCTCGGGAAAAGTTtcagatttccttttttccaaGTGATTCACGAAGGTGGAAGTTTCTCcgattgtttttcttcacactgAAACTTCATTCTGTCTCATGGGTTTAATTGAAATGCAATCATTTTTCTAGTCTGAACCTAAACTCTTGATTCCTCTCAGAGAAACGCTGACTTACATTTAATCACTGTGGTCGTAAAATCAAGAACATTTTGAATATACAGCAGATTCCTCACAATcatcacaaataaaactgaatgattGTTTTGATACAATTTCTTCATCCTCTATCCTgcacaatatcaataattatcatcaATAGCAAAATAACCAAAGTTCAATATATGATGGTTTAGAAATTATGAAACATCATTTTTCAAAGTCAGATTCATAtaatatgtttctgtttatgAAGTTTTTGTTATTCTCTGCTCtcaaagaaaagttaaaaactATAAAAGAGGACAACCTTCTCTCAggagtctttaaacttaaatattaacatttatcCTCATAATTATCGTTAATTAATAATTACTTATCCATAATTAAATTAGTTTTCATGGTCGGTGTCAGGCAGCACATTCCTGCCTGGattcaaatgtttctcaaaCACAAGTGATCCACAGGAGACGATGCATCAAATGGTCCAGTGTCACGGTTTGTGATTTTATCTCATTGTTCACTCTCTTCACTCTGGATCAGAGCTCAGAGTCAGTAGAATCCTGACCTCATTCTGAAAAGCAGATTGTTTTGGTCGTGATGTTTTACATGAGTTTAAATGGAACGTTCCATTCATTTTCCTGTTCACGTGTTATAGAGCTTAGTCTGATTAATGACTCATAAATATTACGTCCTGACGATGACTTGAACTCAGGTCACGTGTCATCATGCAGTTGGTAACTGTAGTATATCGCTGGGAAAATTCCAATAGGTCGTTATAATGTGATTAAGACGACTTACACACGTCTACATAATGCGAAGATCAGAAACTCCACTTGCCTTCATTTGGTTCAATcagaaaatgttgtttacatggCAGTGTTGTATTCAGTGTTAACTAATCAGGTTAACATCAGAATATTAGTTAACATGCAAACTGGATATCTCTCAGTGCTGCTGctacttcacattaaaagccttGAACTGGCCAAACACAGggtggcttttattgtgaaacagaCACAGGAAGCACAGAGTTAGCAGAAACCACGATGTTCATCATAAATGTGTCGAAGAAACACGGGAACAGCAACTTTCCCGCACCAGGTAAATAACATGGATCAGacacagcagagaaaacaaacagctgctctaTCCATGACAGCAGCggagtaaagtaaaagtaccacattaactcgtctacttgagtaaaattacataagtacttgcttttaaatatactcaAAGTATGAAAAGTATAAGTACTTGCCAAGTGCATCACTCTGCTACATCACTGAGGCAGTCTGGGCGGGGACTTCCTCTGAAACAATGGTTGAAGGAGGCGGGCTCTAACgttacctgcctgctctgattggatcattgGACCTATTCCCCTCGCGTTACTGGTtactttaaaacatatttaaaaaagcagtGTAAACATGTGCATTGTGAAAATGTAGTGCACTAGAGAGTACAGATATTCAGTGATATATGTGGTGTAGTAAAAGTGAAATGTACCCAAAAGTAAATCTACTTTAGTGGAGTACAGCTATTTGAAAAACTTAGTTTAGTTTACAATAACAAGGTAAATGTACTTATTTTTTATGTCCTACCACTGATCCACGAGTGTCATCAAATTGACCAGGACTGATGTTGTTCAGTTTCTTCAACTgtccttaaaatgttttttgtatgaCCAACAAAACCAATGATATTTAATATCCAAcaatatataaagcacaataaataaatgattaatagTGAAACAATGTTGCCAGTAGACTTTCTCCTGTTGAGGTAAATGAATAATTATCCTGGCTTGAAGTCTTCACAGCATCTGGAAGCTGTATTCCCCAAAAATGCTGCTAAAATactaaacaagaaaaaaaactttccttTGATTTATTACAAACAGAACCTCATGAACTTGAAGTCAAAAACTACGTAGGTCAGTTTTAATCGTCTGTTAGAGgaacatgtttctgtctgtttgagaTCAGGGACTCAAGCAGAAAGCTAACCACcatc
This window of the Paralichthys olivaceus isolate ysfri-2021 chromosome 9, ASM2471397v2, whole genome shotgun sequence genome carries:
- the shisa3 gene encoding protein shisa-3 homolog, producing MVRLLSCLLLGYLTWNLRISDAQGEYCHGWLDANGNYHEGFQCPEDFDTMDATVCCGSCSLRYCCAAADARLDQGGCTNDREVENTEFAAQPIYVPFLMVGSIFVAFVVVGSLVAVYCCTCLRPKQPTQQPIRFSLRSCQGETIPMILTTAPPSLRAPSRQSSTATTSSSSAGGGSSMRRFSLGGQGGQQQQHSCLVSATMSSSASTPTQTPQTLPPPLPPPYTSPPMQHSLPSTHTQLQLHQTSIPSHPSQSAGFLLPQQYFFPLQPDAFTAAKSFADFGQS